A stretch of Candidatus Bathyarchaeota archaeon DNA encodes these proteins:
- a CDS encoding 30S ribosomal protein S30e, translating into MPTHGSLTKAGKVRAQTPKIVGIVRKQLPPRRKNRSNYKKRVLAAPDPFSQRGRRRRRR; encoded by the coding sequence ATGCCTACACATGGCTCACTTACGAAAGCGGGCAAGGTCCGGGCCCAAACCCCCAAGATTGTGGGTATAGTACGAAAACAACTCCCACCTAGGCGGAAAAACAGATCAAACTACAAAAAGAGAGTCCTTGCAGCCCCAGACCCATTCTCCCAGCGTGGACGAAGGCGTCGGAGAAGATAG
- a CDS encoding dihydroorotate dehydrogenase electron transfer subunit, which translates to MRTVTINWVKRNSPDMVTLYFEDEACSKAIPGQYAMIWIPGGEEIPMSLSTISSAGNSSLTVREIGDTTKILCNMKKGEKIGVRGPFGRGFTLIGKQPLIVSGGSGIASLIPLAEAFMERGIKPDFILGVRTEADLGFRGRLEKLLGDSIFLATDDGSFGFHGFSSQYAVRLMDRGSYDIVYTCGPELMMVSIFDEAESRGIPVQACLERYIKCAHGLCGSCGIGPYRVCMDGPVFDSEKLREIREDFGIRKMDPTGKIVRVNH; encoded by the coding sequence ATGAGGACGGTTACGATAAACTGGGTGAAGCGTAATTCACCGGACATGGTAACCCTCTACTTCGAGGATGAGGCTTGTTCCAAGGCCATACCGGGCCAGTACGCTATGATTTGGATACCCGGAGGCGAAGAGATTCCTATGTCCCTCTCAACCATAAGCTCTGCGGGCAACTCCTCTCTGACAGTAAGGGAGATTGGGGACACCACTAAAATCCTATGTAACATGAAGAAAGGGGAGAAGATCGGCGTGAGGGGGCCTTTTGGGAGAGGATTCACGCTAATCGGAAAGCAGCCATTGATCGTGTCCGGGGGATCAGGGATAGCGTCTCTTATTCCTCTTGCTGAGGCGTTTATGGAAAGAGGTATAAAACCGGATTTTATCCTGGGAGTAAGAACCGAGGCGGATCTGGGATTCAGGGGCAGGTTGGAGAAACTTTTGGGTGACAGTATTTTCCTCGCCACAGATGACGGCTCCTTTGGTTTCCATGGCTTCTCCTCCCAGTACGCAGTCAGGCTAATGGATAGGGGTAGCTACGACATCGTCTATACGTGCGGCCCCGAGTTGATGATGGTCTCCATCTTTGACGAGGCTGAGTCCCGGGGGATACCCGTCCAGGCATGTCTGGAGAGGTATATCAAGTGCGCCCACGGTCTCTGCGGTAGCTGTGGTATCGGCCCCTACAGGGTATGCATGGATGGCCCCGTTTTCGACTCGGAGAAGCTCCGGGAGATCAGAGAGGACTTTGGCATCCGCAAAATGGACCCGACGGGGAAAATCGTAAGGGTGAACCATTAG
- a CDS encoding dihydroorotate dehydrogenase, with translation MSQLSLSVDVAGLRLRNPTMNAAGVLGISAPLLKRVYDGGAGAVVTKSLGPKARQGHLNPTMVIVEGGFLNAMGLPNPGAEYFVETIKALKADGVPVVASFFGESIEDFRDVAELLSEAGADALEVNVSCPNVQEEMGMLGADCLNTERVTAAVKEVSKPPVFVKLSPNVTDIAEIARAAERGGADAITAVNTLKGIAIDTDFRRPILTNVTGGLSGPALKPVSLRCVWDVANAVKVPVIGCGGITNWKDAVEFMLAGASAVEVGTAIRERGFSVYSELTRGIKGYLEANGFRSVREIVGLAKEAKL, from the coding sequence ATGTCCCAATTAAGCCTATCAGTGGACGTCGCAGGTTTAAGACTGCGGAACCCGACCATGAATGCAGCAGGAGTCTTGGGAATATCAGCGCCTCTCTTGAAGCGGGTCTACGACGGAGGAGCTGGGGCCGTAGTAACCAAGAGCTTAGGGCCTAAAGCCAGACAAGGGCATCTAAACCCGACCATGGTGATCGTAGAGGGAGGGTTTCTTAACGCGATGGGGTTACCGAATCCAGGGGCCGAATATTTCGTGGAAACCATAAAGGCGCTCAAGGCAGACGGTGTACCAGTGGTTGCTAGCTTCTTCGGGGAATCCATAGAGGATTTCCGAGATGTAGCTGAACTCCTCTCCGAAGCAGGTGCGGACGCGCTAGAGGTAAACGTCAGCTGCCCCAATGTCCAAGAGGAGATGGGCATGCTGGGGGCAGACTGCCTTAATACAGAAAGAGTCACGGCGGCGGTGAAGGAGGTCTCCAAACCACCTGTCTTCGTGAAGCTTTCCCCTAACGTCACAGATATAGCCGAGATCGCGAGGGCCGCTGAGAGAGGAGGGGCTGACGCCATCACGGCGGTGAACACTCTCAAGGGTATAGCCATCGACACTGATTTCAGGAGGCCTATCCTCACTAATGTAACAGGTGGGCTCTCGGGGCCCGCTCTGAAACCAGTATCTTTAAGATGCGTCTGGGACGTGGCGAATGCCGTTAAAGTGCCCGTGATAGGCTGCGGTGGTATCACAAACTGGAAAGATGCCGTGGAGTTCATGCTCGCTGGGGCCTCTGCAGTAGAAGTCGGAACCGCGATTAGAGAGCGGGGTTTCAGCGTCTATAGTGAACTAACCCGGGGGATCAAGGGCTATCTCGAGGCTAACGGTTTCAGAAGTGTCCGTGAGATCGTAGGACTCGCAAAGGAGGCTAAACTATGA
- a CDS encoding fibrillarin-like rRNA/tRNA 2'-O-methyltransferase: MADLSLRRIFPGIYRLEGETGSALATLNLTPSRRFYGEQLITFKGNEYRKWTPFRSKLAAGIVKGLKEIPLSLGDNVLYLGVASGTTCSHISDIIGVDGHVWGVDFAPRPIRDLVEGLAKHRENVSPILGDARLPRTYALIVPRVDGIYADIAQPDQGRIVVENAQVFLKSGGWVVMAIKSRSIDATKDPLIIYRAEIKKLTAGGFDIIESLELDPFEKDHALVIAMFKP, encoded by the coding sequence ATGGCTGATTTGAGTCTCAGACGCATATTCCCTGGGATCTATAGGCTAGAAGGTGAGACAGGGAGTGCTCTCGCCACGCTAAACCTGACCCCTAGCAGGAGGTTCTATGGTGAGCAGCTCATTACATTCAAAGGAAATGAGTACCGAAAATGGACCCCTTTCAGGAGCAAGCTAGCTGCGGGCATCGTCAAAGGCCTAAAGGAAATACCATTATCTCTTGGGGACAATGTGCTGTATCTTGGCGTGGCCTCTGGGACCACATGCTCTCATATCTCAGACATCATCGGAGTCGATGGCCACGTCTGGGGGGTAGACTTCGCGCCCCGCCCCATTAGAGACCTCGTGGAGGGCCTGGCCAAGCACAGGGAGAACGTCTCCCCTATCCTCGGGGATGCCAGGCTACCCAGAACCTATGCCCTCATCGTTCCAAGGGTCGACGGGATCTACGCGGACATCGCCCAGCCAGATCAGGGGAGAATCGTAGTGGAGAACGCTCAGGTATTTCTAAAGTCGGGGGGCTGGGTAGTTATGGCAATAAAGTCTAGGAGTATAGACGCGACAAAGGACCCCCTTATAATATACCGAGCTGAGATCAAAAAGCTTACGGCAGGGGGTTTTGATATCATTGAGTCTTTGGAACTTGACCCCTTTGAGAAGGATCATGCGTTGGTAATAGCGATGTTCAAGCCCTAG
- the rnhB gene encoding ribonuclease HII — protein MVVIAGVDEAGRGPAIGPLVVAAVSFQGPAVDSLFSMGVRDSKALSARRRDSLEAEIKEVSEGHSYFVLQPWVIDKVVNRGLKLRKLNYLEAIAMAKAIRDLHPDEVYVDTADVLPDRFREDILKVLGWRPHIVCEKKADVNYPVVSAASILAKVRRDLLVSDLREIHGDFGSGYPSDPKTVAFIEAWFKENDQPPPYMRGSWKTIKKYTYQG, from the coding sequence ATGGTTGTTATCGCCGGCGTTGACGAAGCTGGGCGGGGCCCAGCCATAGGCCCCCTCGTCGTTGCGGCAGTGAGCTTCCAAGGGCCTGCAGTAGATTCCCTATTCTCTATGGGGGTGAGAGACTCCAAGGCTCTATCAGCTAGGAGGAGGGACTCCCTAGAAGCAGAAATCAAGGAGGTCTCAGAAGGGCACTCATACTTCGTGCTTCAGCCCTGGGTAATCGATAAGGTGGTAAACCGCGGTCTGAAGCTCAGGAAGCTAAACTATCTTGAGGCGATTGCTATGGCAAAAGCGATCAGAGACCTCCACCCAGACGAGGTCTACGTGGACACCGCGGACGTGCTCCCCGACAGATTTAGGGAAGATATTTTGAAGGTTCTAGGCTGGAGGCCTCATATAGTCTGTGAAAAGAAGGCTGACGTCAACTATCCGGTTGTATCCGCGGCGTCTATCCTGGCTAAAGTGAGGCGAGATCTCCTAGTCTCGGACCTTAGAGAAATCCATGGGGACTTTGGCTCGGGATACCCTAGTGATCCTAAAACTGTGGCCTTTATAGAGGCATGGTTCAAAGAAAACGACCAGCCGCCTCCTTATATGAGAGGCTCCTGGAAGACCATCAAGAAATATACTTACCAGGGCTAG